Proteins from one Camelina sativa cultivar DH55 chromosome 8, Cs, whole genome shotgun sequence genomic window:
- the LOC104708946 gene encoding uncharacterized protein LOC104708946, with translation MEGRKKKALPSSSSSSSLTSELFGSRDNPSSPSPSSGVFGSIFAPPSTVLGRESMRQETVTGGWNDKTSKTGDVDRNREHQENHGSAYQQDQRVQPCHLSSSIYYGGPDVYFQPQTNSTINSTNKKDGSEDDSGSASRGNWWQGSLYY, from the exons AtggaaggaagaaagaagaaggctttaccttcctcctcttcttcttcttcgttaacCTCTGAGCTTTTTGGTTCTAGAGAtaacccttcttctccttctccttcttctgggGTTTTCGGATCCATCTTTGCTCCTCCTTCTAcg GTTCTGGGTAGAGAATCTATGCGACAAGAGACTGTGACTGGTGGCTGGAACGACAAAACCTCTAAGACTG gtGATGTTGATAGAAACAGGGAACATCAGGAGAATCATGGTTCAGCTTATCAGCAGGATCAGAGAGTACAACCTTGTCATCTGAGTTCTTCCATCTATTACGGTGGCCCTGATGTTTATTTCCAGCCTCAGACTAATTCCACTATCAACTCTACG aacaagaaagatggaAGCGAAGATGATTCCGGAAGTGCATCAAGAGGGAATTGGTGGCAAG GATCTCTCTATTATTAA
- the LOC104708947 gene encoding rop guanine nucleotide exchange factor 7, producing the protein MGGSSEDLKIEIMPEVVEEEKARESSCCSSSETTTRQEEEQRSPSFTEDFTASPVSSRWSVKNIDDGEKKIRSDCAKHSRVSEIEMMKERFSKLLLGEDMSGSGNGVCTALAISNAITNLCATLFGQLWRLEPLPTEKKDMWRREMEWLLCVSDHIVEMTPTWQTFPDGTKLEIMTCRPRSDLYVNLPALRKLDNMLLEILDSFEETEFWYVDQGIMAHESAATDGSSSFRKSFQRQEDKWWLPVPRLSPGGLQENSRKQLQHKRDCTNQILKAAMAINSITLADMEIPDSYLESLPRKGRSCLGDLIYRYISSDQFSPECLLDCLDLSSEHQAIEIANRVESSIYLWHKRTNSKPATNSRTSWGMVKELMVDAEKLELMADRAESLLISLKQRFPGLPQTALDMSKIQYNKDIGKSILESYSRVLESLAFNIVARIDDLLFVDDLTRNSSEQIPTTLGNDGNDALKTIAVPVSNYTTPSYSPSKQELRSSMTVPPSPSRFKIPHSSSVKRVLTAYVTKNEPSRLKDLPVERLSHSSSGERLSLEKCMKESLNVSNLDPGI; encoded by the exons ATGGGTGGTTCGTCGGAAGATTTGAAAATCGAAATCATGCCAGAagtagtggaagaagagaaagctagAGAAAGCAGTTGCTGCAGCAGCTCTGAAACAACAACCagacaagaggaagaacaaagaagCCCTAGTTTTACGGAGGATTTCACGGCTTCTCCTGTCTCTTCTCGTTGGTCTGTTAAAAATATCGACGACGGAGAGAAGAAGATTCGTTCGGATTGTGCCAAGCATTCCAGAGTTTCAG AGATTGAGATGATGAAAGAAAGATTTTCCAAGCTGCTGCTTGGAGAAGATATGTCAGGTTCTGGGAATGGTGTCTGCACAGCGTTAGCCATCTCAAACGCAATCACTAATCTTTGTG ctaCTTTGTTCGGGCAACTGTGGAGGTTAGAACCACTGCCtacagagaagaaagatatGTGGAGAAGAGAAATGGAATGGCTTCTCTGTGTGAGTGATCACATTGTAGAGATGACTCCAACTTGGCAAACATTTCCTGATGGAACCAAACTTGAG ATAATGACTTGCAGACCGAGATCAGATCTTTATGTTAATCTTCCAGCTCTCAGGAAACTAGATAACATGCTTCTC GAGATATTAGATAGTTTTGAGGAGACAGAGTTTTGGTATGTTGACCAAGGAATCATGGCACACGAATCAGCAGCAACGGACGGATCATCTTCTTTTCGAAAATCTTTTCAGAGACAAGAAGACAAATGGTGGCTTCCCGTTCCACGGCTTTCACCAGGAGGTTTACaagaaaactcaagaaaacaGCTGCAGCATAAACGCGACTGCACTAATCAGATACTAAAAGCTGCTATGGCCATCAACAGTATCACACTCGCTGACATGGAAATCCCTGACTCATACCTTGAATCTCTTCCAcgg AAAGGAAGATCCTGCCTCGGTGATTTAATCTACAGATACATTTCGTCGGATCAATTTTCACCTGAATGTCTTCTTGATTGCCTTGACTTATCCTCTGAACATCAAGCCATAGAGATAGCTAACCGAGTCGAGTCATCAATCTATCTATGGCACAAAAGAACAAATTCCAAACCAGCTACTAATTCTAGAACTTCGTGGGGAATGGTGAAAGAACTAATGGTTGATGCAGAGAAGCTAGAGTTAATGGCGGATCGAGCTGAaagtttattgatttctttaaaACAACGGTTCCCAGGTCTTCCTCAAACTGCTCTAGACATGAGCAAAATCCAATACAACAag gaCATCGGAAAATCAATTCTGGAAAGCTACTCGAGAGTTCTAGAGAGTTTAGCGTTCAACATTGTCGCACGTATCGATGATTTGCTCTTTGTTGATGATCTTACAAGAAATTCATCTGAACAGATTCCGACAACATTAGGCAACGACGGTAATGACGCCCTCAAGACCATTGCAGTGCCTGTTTCGAACTACACAACTCCGAGCTATTCACCTTCCAAACAGGAGCTCCGATCATCAATGACAGTTCCACCATCTCCTTCACGGTTCAAGATTCCTCACAGTAGCAGTGTTAAAAGGGTTTTGACAGCTTACGTAACGAAGAACGAACCTAGTAGATTAAAGGATCTTCCAGTAGAAAGATTGAGCCATTCTTCGTCCGGTGAGAGATTGTCTCTAGAGAAGTGCATGAAGGAGTCACTGAATGTGTCCAACCTTGATCCTGGGATTTGA